A genomic segment from Pseudoalteromonas aliena SW19 encodes:
- a CDS encoding YoaK family protein produces the protein MFTKLPKWVEYGAFTLAFIAGIVNAVGLLGFEHQAISHVSGSVTLLGIKAITSKVTALLLLCVIISFMLGSALSGFLLSGGSLKLGRHYDTLLFIEALLLLISAYLLENTFTYGIVLASAACGLQNALATNYSGAVIRTTHLTGIFTDLGLMIGRALKGEQFDTRKCVIFLLIISGFLLGGIVGYILFNYFLMLALLFPAAACLLLSVTYKIYRLRAF, from the coding sequence ATGTTTACAAAATTACCAAAATGGGTTGAATATGGCGCGTTTACGCTTGCATTTATAGCGGGCATTGTGAACGCTGTGGGGTTATTAGGTTTTGAACATCAAGCTATTTCGCACGTATCGGGCTCTGTTACTTTGCTAGGTATTAAAGCAATAACGAGTAAAGTAACAGCACTATTACTGCTGTGTGTAATAATTAGCTTTATGCTGGGGTCGGCACTTTCTGGATTTTTACTCTCAGGTGGTTCATTAAAATTAGGCCGCCATTACGACACCTTACTTTTTATTGAAGCGCTGTTGTTACTAATTAGCGCTTACTTACTTGAAAATACATTCACTTACGGTATTGTTTTAGCCTCTGCTGCGTGCGGGCTACAAAATGCATTAGCCACTAATTACAGTGGTGCGGTTATACGCACCACACATTTAACCGGTATTTTTACAGATCTTGGTTTAATGATTGGCAGAGCATTAAAAGGAGAGCAATTTGATACCCGCAAATGTGTTATCTTTTTACTCATTATTAGCGGCTTTTTACTCGGTGGGATTGTAGGTTATATTTTATTTAATTACTTTTTAATGCTTGCGTTGTTATTTCCAGCAGCGGCATGCTTACTGCTCTCAGTTACATATAAAATCTATAGGCTACGTGCGTTTTAA